In the genome of Taurinivorans muris, one region contains:
- a CDS encoding UUP1 family membrane protein: protein MKRFSFFHILSMLLIVVSLTVVAYKVFVLGFPLTPDKNSTVWNIETEIVFNADDSASSVELHIPQSDYLFDISNEHFVARGYGAVVSEKERGRSVRFTIRRADGKQVIYYSAAIRQKNEEYTVPDSPPPLLVDNTFTQAQLVAADNVLSLIGQKSFDSESFISLLVEEIKHPQDQNTKYLVEGLKSNLSKVNLTVRLLALAGVASEAMHGVPLYAGRNVSLEHWIEVYVNNKWITFDFNNGIFSVPKNFLPLWRGSEPMAKGTGIDNLHVNISVQKRIESQIENSFAIIGKTSPAITAFSLFSLPVETQELFKTILLIPLGALLLVILRNVIGVSTFGTFMPILIALSFVETKLFAGILLFSTIVGIGMFFRLLFEKLHLLLVPRLAAILIIVVLIMAILSVVSYRLGFNYGLSVAMFPMIILTMTIERMAIVWDENGASAAIRQGLGSLFIAVLAYLIFVSQYIEFILFVYPEVQLVFLAFTLLVGRYTGYRLMDLFRFKAFAEGK from the coding sequence ATGAAAAGATTTTCTTTTTTCCATATTTTGAGTATGCTGCTTATTGTTGTTTCACTTACCGTCGTGGCGTATAAGGTGTTTGTTTTAGGATTTCCGCTGACGCCCGATAAAAATTCCACCGTGTGGAATATTGAAACGGAAATCGTGTTTAATGCGGATGACAGCGCAAGCAGTGTTGAGTTACATATTCCACAATCCGATTATCTTTTTGATATCAGCAATGAGCATTTTGTCGCCCGCGGTTACGGCGCCGTTGTTTCGGAAAAAGAGCGGGGACGCTCTGTCCGTTTCACCATCCGCAGGGCTGACGGCAAGCAAGTGATTTATTATTCCGCCGCAATACGTCAAAAGAATGAAGAATATACGGTTCCGGACAGTCCCCCTCCCTTGCTTGTCGACAATACTTTCACGCAGGCGCAGCTTGTCGCCGCCGACAATGTTTTAAGTTTGATAGGTCAAAAATCCTTTGATTCTGAAAGTTTTATTTCTTTGCTTGTGGAAGAAATCAAGCATCCGCAGGATCAGAATACGAAGTATCTTGTGGAAGGGCTGAAAAGCAACTTGTCGAAAGTGAATTTAACGGTGCGTCTTTTGGCTTTGGCGGGTGTCGCATCAGAAGCCATGCACGGCGTTCCCTTGTATGCCGGAAGAAACGTTTCTCTTGAACACTGGATTGAAGTGTATGTGAACAATAAATGGATAACCTTTGATTTCAATAACGGCATTTTTTCCGTTCCGAAAAACTTCCTGCCTTTGTGGCGCGGTTCCGAACCTATGGCGAAAGGGACGGGCATAGACAATTTGCATGTCAATATTTCCGTGCAGAAGCGCATTGAATCGCAAATTGAAAACAGTTTCGCCATTATCGGAAAAACTTCCCCTGCAATAACGGCTTTTTCGCTTTTTAGCCTGCCTGTCGAAACGCAGGAACTTTTTAAAACCATTTTGCTTATTCCGCTCGGGGCGCTGCTGCTTGTCATTTTGCGAAACGTGATAGGCGTAAGCACATTCGGTACGTTCATGCCTATTTTGATAGCCCTTTCTTTTGTGGAAACGAAACTTTTCGCGGGCATTCTTCTGTTCAGCACCATTGTCGGTATCGGCATGTTTTTCAGGCTGCTTTTTGAAAAACTGCATTTGCTTCTTGTTCCGCGTCTTGCGGCGATACTCATCATTGTCGTGCTTATCATGGCGATTTTAAGTGTTGTCAGTTATAGGCTGGGCTTCAATTACGGATTGTCCGTCGCCATGTTCCCGATGATTATTTTGACAATGACCATTGAAAGAATGGCTATTGTTTGGGATGAAAACGGGGCGAGCGCCGCCATCAGGCAGGGGTTGGGCAGTTTGTTCATCGCTGTTTTGGCTTATTTGATATTCGTATCCCAGTATATTGAATTCATTCTTTTTGTTTATCCGGAAGTGCAGCTGGTTTTCTTGGCGTTCACGCTTTTGGTTGGCCGCTATACGGGATACAGATTAATGGATTTGTTCCGTTTCAAAGCTTTTGCGGAAGGTAAATAA
- a CDS encoding N-acetylmuramoyl-L-alanine amidase — MRSFFWRNTVFLLFLQLVAVIFVIAVSFALAYSEPSAYDNAKIELNRLIHDKKRSEYRHNWLKLSDEFYEIYRNNATWNNRPAALFRSAYALDQMAQRSFVRQDAKHAIERYLYLVKKHELSPLADDALFNAAQLAHIVLRDTKKAKAYLKQCIANYPTGDFHLKAKKYYAEIGDGALASLGTVEISRPAQASITLTKINSQLKNDVVRITISMETIASWRAKYQGDEENPHVVVTLNNVAPSENLELVDTFKKNGIFIGYQIEYDEENRTSVVTLEFSKLLRYAVKSEREPARLIIEATNSSKQLDSGINVRSGTSKNTKKVETKNTGQKKQEKASSAAVKKTVKAKKADVPTFAAKIADQLGLKVDTIVIDPGHGGKDPGAINNTIKEKDFNLEIAKKIAGVLKSAGYNVYLTRSSDKYVGLYERTDIARKHKADLFISLHANASVNANAQGFETYYLDFTGDEQAIRLAAIENAGVEKRGLGEMEKILGDMLVKARIQESKRLAQKVQSNTVRKIAKSGYSIKNNGTKGAPFHVLIGSSMPCILIEMGYTSNSAEAKRLLSEKYKNGLAEGIANGIHQYASELNK; from the coding sequence ATGCGTTCGTTTTTTTGGCGTAATACTGTTTTTTTGCTTTTTTTACAGTTGGTTGCTGTAATTTTTGTTATTGCGGTCAGTTTTGCGTTGGCTTATTCGGAGCCTTCGGCGTATGACAATGCGAAAATCGAATTGAACCGGTTGATTCACGATAAGAAACGCAGTGAATACAGGCATAACTGGTTGAAATTATCCGATGAGTTTTATGAAATCTATCGTAATAACGCGACATGGAATAACAGGCCTGCCGCTCTTTTTCGTTCTGCCTACGCTCTTGACCAAATGGCGCAGCGTTCTTTTGTGCGTCAGGACGCCAAGCATGCGATAGAGCGGTATTTGTATTTGGTGAAAAAGCACGAACTCAGCCCGTTGGCTGACGATGCTCTTTTCAATGCCGCCCAGTTGGCTCACATTGTTCTTCGTGATACGAAAAAAGCAAAAGCCTATCTGAAACAATGCATAGCGAATTATCCTACCGGTGATTTTCATTTGAAAGCCAAAAAATATTATGCGGAAATAGGTGACGGGGCTTTGGCTTCTTTGGGGACTGTCGAAATTTCCCGTCCGGCTCAGGCAAGTATTACTTTGACGAAAATCAATTCGCAATTAAAAAATGATGTGGTCCGCATTACTATTTCAATGGAAACCATCGCTTCATGGCGGGCGAAATATCAAGGGGACGAAGAAAACCCCCATGTTGTTGTCACCCTGAACAATGTTGCGCCTTCTGAAAATTTGGAACTTGTGGATACGTTTAAAAAGAACGGGATTTTTATCGGTTATCAGATAGAGTATGATGAAGAAAACAGAACGAGCGTTGTGACATTGGAGTTTTCAAAGCTGCTGCGCTATGCCGTAAAGTCTGAACGCGAGCCGGCAAGGCTCATCATCGAAGCGACCAATTCTTCCAAGCAGTTGGATTCCGGTATTAACGTGCGCAGTGGAACGTCAAAAAACACCAAAAAGGTTGAAACGAAAAACACCGGGCAGAAGAAACAGGAAAAAGCAAGTTCCGCCGCAGTGAAGAAAACCGTGAAAGCGAAGAAAGCCGATGTTCCGACTTTTGCCGCGAAAATTGCGGATCAGCTGGGCTTGAAAGTCGATACGATTGTAATCGACCCGGGACACGGGGGAAAAGACCCCGGAGCTATCAATAATACTATCAAAGAGAAAGATTTCAATCTTGAAATTGCTAAAAAAATAGCGGGCGTTCTCAAATCGGCAGGATATAACGTCTATCTGACACGTTCTTCGGATAAATATGTCGGGCTTTATGAACGGACTGATATAGCAAGAAAGCATAAAGCGGACCTTTTTATTTCGCTGCATGCGAATGCGAGCGTGAACGCCAATGCGCAGGGCTTTGAAACATATTATCTGGATTTCACGGGTGATGAACAGGCAATTCGGCTTGCCGCGATTGAAAACGCCGGCGTTGAAAAACGCGGGCTTGGAGAAATGGAGAAAATTTTAGGCGATATGCTGGTCAAAGCCCGTATCCAAGAATCAAAACGCCTTGCCCAAAAAGTTCAGTCAAATACTGTCCGTAAAATCGCAAAGAGCGGCTATTCCATAAAAAACAACGGCACAAAGGGCGCGCCGTTTCATGTTCTGATAGGTTCGTCCATGCCCTGCATTTTGATTGAGATGGGTTATACGTCCAATTCCGCCGAGGCGAAACGCCTTTTATCGGAAAAATACAAAAACGGTTTGGCGGAAGGCATTGCGAACGGTATTCATCAATATGCTTCGGAATTGAACAAATAA
- a CDS encoding alpha-L-glutamate ligase-like protein — MNLLQRYRRLKECGVIALNKRNADYILPLNKRSLFPLVDDKILTKKLALGAGLKVPELYGLLNTQYELRRLDKVLEGRESFAIKPSRGSGGNGILVIQRKFGERYYKVDGSVYSLADIKYHCSKIISGMYSLGGLPDKAIIEACVEFDPVFSPISYQGVPDIRIIVFHGVPVMSMVRLPTKESDGKANLHQGALGVGVDIATGKTVRAVWKNEPITEHPDTLHSLIDFQVPYWDVLLYQASQSTELTGLGYVGVDMVLDKNLGPLILELNARPGLAIQIANFRGLEPRLQYVENNYKDLKTIEDKIAFAKRFFTYSAGNSYGMQSSKR, encoded by the coding sequence ATGAATTTGCTGCAACGTTACAGGCGCTTGAAGGAGTGCGGGGTTATCGCCCTGAATAAACGCAATGCGGATTATATTTTGCCTTTGAATAAGCGTTCCCTTTTTCCATTGGTGGACGATAAAATTCTGACGAAAAAGCTGGCGCTGGGGGCGGGCTTGAAGGTTCCGGAACTGTATGGATTGCTGAATACGCAATATGAACTGCGCCGTCTGGACAAGGTTCTTGAAGGGCGTGAATCTTTCGCCATAAAGCCTTCGCGCGGTTCCGGGGGCAACGGTATCTTGGTTATCCAAAGAAAATTCGGCGAACGGTATTACAAGGTTGACGGCAGCGTCTATTCCCTTGCCGACATCAAATACCATTGTTCAAAAATTATCAGCGGTATGTATAGTTTAGGCGGTTTGCCCGATAAAGCCATAATTGAAGCGTGCGTCGAGTTCGATCCTGTTTTTTCGCCTATCAGTTATCAGGGCGTGCCGGATATTCGGATCATTGTTTTCCACGGTGTTCCGGTTATGTCCATGGTGCGTTTGCCAACAAAGGAGTCGGACGGCAAAGCGAATCTGCACCAGGGGGCTTTAGGTGTAGGGGTGGATATAGCAACAGGAAAAACCGTACGGGCTGTTTGGAAGAACGAGCCTATTACGGAACACCCGGATACGCTGCATAGTTTGATAGATTTCCAAGTTCCTTATTGGGATGTTTTATTGTATCAAGCCTCGCAAAGCACGGAGCTGACAGGACTTGGATATGTCGGTGTCGATATGGTTCTTGACAAAAATTTAGGACCGCTTATTTTGGAGCTGAATGCGCGTCCCGGACTTGCCATTCAGATAGCGAACTTCAGGGGATTGGAGCCCAGATTGCAGTATGTTGAAAATAATTACAAAGACCTTAAAACCATTGAAGATAAAATTGCCTTCGCAAAACGTTTTTTTACTTATTCCGCTGGCAATTCTTACGGCATGCAGTCCTCAA
- the thiE gene encoding thiamine phosphate synthase, which produces MEWSDFRDFGLYLVTDQDLCLGRPLVDVVLQAVQAGVQAVQIREKNNNTRDFLALAKVLVKEVQVRYNIPVIINDRVDIALASGAAGVHLGQSDMPVADARRLMGTRRIIGLTAPTMETLERAVKEEVQYIAVSPVFPTETKKDTAPAWGIEGMRRARAFLDEQKCTIPLMTIGGINTRNAQEILQAGVESVAVVSAICSAKDIDATVKEFLRAFQK; this is translated from the coding sequence ATGGAGTGGTCGGATTTTCGCGATTTCGGGCTGTATTTGGTGACAGACCAAGACTTGTGTCTGGGGCGTCCTCTTGTCGATGTTGTTTTGCAGGCTGTGCAGGCGGGCGTGCAGGCTGTTCAGATACGGGAAAAAAATAACAATACCCGTGATTTTTTAGCGCTGGCTAAAGTTCTGGTTAAAGAAGTGCAGGTGCGGTACAATATTCCTGTCATTATCAATGACAGGGTTGATATCGCCTTGGCGTCAGGGGCTGCCGGCGTGCATTTGGGACAAAGCGACATGCCTGTTGCCGATGCCCGCCGTTTAATGGGAACAAGACGCATTATCGGTTTAACCGCTCCGACAATGGAAACCTTGGAAAGAGCCGTAAAGGAAGAAGTGCAGTATATTGCTGTCAGCCCTGTTTTTCCGACCGAGACGAAAAAGGATACGGCGCCCGCTTGGGGCATTGAGGGCATGCGGAGGGCGCGCGCGTTTTTAGATGAACAAAAATGCACCATACCGCTTATGACTATCGGCGGAATCAATACGCGGAATGCGCAGGAGATTTTACAGGCGGGGGTTGAAAGCGTGGCTGTTGTTTCGGCTATTTGTTCAGCAAAGGATATTGATGCGACGGTCAAAGAATTTTTAAGAGCGTTTCAAAAATAA
- the thiM gene encoding hydroxyethylthiazole kinase — protein MQKAVLETLQAMRQKSPLVQCITNLVVMQVNANVLLAAGASPLMAHAQEELEDLVKIINALVLNIGTLDKHTIASMNVAGDFANKYKKPVVLDPVGAGASRLRTETALSILRTVKPCIVRGNGSEIMALAGELGENKGVDSTKGSLEVKEQAKRLARNFQTVVSVSGEVDMITDGTQFAYVQGGDPLMTLVTGIGCSATAVTGACMAVAKTPFIGAVSAMALFAGAGEKAGKKCQGPGSFLPCFIDELYSADYADAAKRVTME, from the coding sequence ATGCAAAAAGCAGTTTTGGAAACGTTGCAGGCTATGCGTCAAAAAAGCCCTTTGGTTCAATGCATAACAAACTTGGTTGTCATGCAGGTCAATGCCAATGTGCTTTTGGCGGCTGGGGCTTCTCCGCTTATGGCGCACGCTCAGGAAGAATTGGAAGACTTGGTCAAAATTATCAATGCATTGGTTCTTAATATTGGTACGCTCGATAAACATACAATTGCTTCCATGAATGTGGCGGGTGATTTTGCCAATAAATATAAAAAACCCGTGGTGCTCGACCCTGTCGGGGCGGGGGCTTCCCGTTTGCGTACGGAAACCGCCCTTTCCATTTTGCGGACTGTAAAACCATGCATAGTGCGGGGAAACGGTTCGGAAATCATGGCTCTTGCAGGTGAACTCGGGGAAAATAAAGGTGTGGACAGCACAAAGGGAAGTCTGGAAGTCAAAGAACAGGCGAAACGCCTCGCCCGGAATTTTCAAACTGTTGTGAGTGTCAGCGGTGAAGTGGATATGATTACGGACGGAACACAATTTGCCTATGTGCAAGGCGGGGACCCCCTCATGACGCTTGTCACCGGCATTGGCTGTTCCGCAACGGCGGTGACGGGAGCCTGCATGGCTGTTGCGAAAACGCCTTTTATCGGCGCTGTTTCCGCCATGGCGTTATTTGCCGGTGCAGGAGAGAAAGCCGGAAAAAAATGCCAAGGTCCGGGATCTTTTTTGCCGTGTTTTATTGATGAGCTGTATTCTGCTGATTATGCCGATGCCGCAAAACGTGTAACTATGGAATAA
- a CDS encoding ATP-dependent zinc protease — translation MKKFIQLLAGVLIMTVITACSGEETEVAGYIEHVKINGVLLPAKLDTGADVCSVDAEIVRTYKDGKKTYVEFNLVTDDGDKVNFTVPRVRVARIRLRTGGIQERPVVMLNISVGNISHDVEVNLADRERFDYRVLLGRNFLKHGIVVDSSKQFIIAD, via the coding sequence ATGAAAAAATTTATTCAACTGTTGGCGGGCGTATTGATTATGACGGTAATAACGGCTTGTTCCGGCGAAGAAACGGAAGTGGCGGGCTATATTGAACATGTTAAAATCAATGGGGTGCTGCTTCCTGCGAAATTGGATACCGGTGCGGATGTTTGTTCCGTTGATGCGGAAATCGTGCGTACGTATAAAGACGGCAAGAAAACCTATGTGGAGTTCAATTTGGTGACTGACGACGGCGATAAGGTGAATTTCACCGTTCCAAGGGTGCGGGTCGCCAGAATCAGACTTCGCACAGGGGGCATACAGGAGCGTCCCGTTGTCATGCTCAATATTTCTGTCGGAAACATCAGCCATGATGTGGAAGTGAATCTTGCGGACCGCGAACGTTTCGATTATCGGGTTTTGCTGGGCAGGAACTTTCTCAAACACGGCATTGTAGTTGATTCTTCAAAACAATTCATTATCGCTGATTAG